From Brevibacillus marinus, a single genomic window includes:
- a CDS encoding hydantoinase/oxoprolinase family protein — protein sequence MSRRKLDLICSVDIGGTFTDSVLVTSDGEVVEGKALTSYHDQFQSGFFSSIESAAEKLQLSPAELYPNITMITHGSTVATNTVVEHNGARVGLLTTKGFEDTIFMMRGLGRVMGEPPENILRVTELAKPEPLVAKSCVLGIVERIDSQGEVVVPLDEACVRRAVHQLLQQGVNAIAVSFLWSFKNPAHEQRAKEIIAEIAPSLFVTCGHEVTKTLGEYERTVAAVINAYVGPVTARYLEGINSSLRAKGVDAPLHIMQCHGGMIPLERSKKLPVYTIGSGPVGGLMGCIKIMNELGIHNLIATDMGGTSFDVGLIHDGIPLASDKTVLEKYQYNVPNIEIVSIGAGGGSIAWIDPYSGAMRVGPQSAKANPGPACYQLGGTEPTVTDADLILGYIDPEAVFGFGQGRGLKPNRRLAEEAMATIAEPLGLTVVEAALGVVEIVNAKMANLIENEVIGKGFDPRDFALVAYGGAGPIHAAAYARDLGIKMIVVPGETSSVWSAFGISTSDIRYELEEEVGLLSPFAPADLQKTFSELERNGLDIIRSEVGEAAPVRFTRYAKMRYQWQKHELEVTVPDGPLDERKIQELVAQFSQKYEERYGSAALLPEARLEIVSLRCEPTVEVRKFTRKSEAESDAVPPPQSRKPSRLVYFSRNRQPIQANIYNGRLLKSGNVIHGPAVIDLPGTSIVVDENQTVTKTKQGDYIIVP from the coding sequence ATGAGCCGGAGGAAACTTGATCTCATCTGTTCCGTTGACATTGGCGGAACTTTTACCGACTCCGTGCTGGTGACCAGCGACGGAGAAGTGGTTGAAGGAAAAGCACTGACATCCTACCATGATCAATTTCAATCAGGTTTTTTCAGCAGCATTGAATCAGCCGCGGAAAAACTGCAACTAAGCCCGGCTGAACTCTACCCAAATATCACGATGATTACACACGGCTCGACCGTCGCCACGAACACCGTTGTCGAGCATAACGGCGCACGGGTTGGCTTGCTCACGACCAAAGGTTTTGAGGATACCATCTTTATGATGCGAGGCCTGGGCAGGGTGATGGGCGAGCCGCCGGAAAACATCCTGCGCGTTACGGAGTTAGCCAAGCCTGAGCCGCTTGTTGCGAAATCATGCGTTTTGGGAATCGTCGAGCGAATCGATTCGCAAGGCGAAGTGGTCGTGCCGCTTGATGAAGCCTGCGTCAGACGAGCGGTTCACCAGCTCTTGCAACAAGGAGTCAACGCGATCGCCGTGTCTTTCCTGTGGTCTTTTAAAAACCCGGCGCATGAGCAACGCGCAAAGGAGATTATTGCGGAAATCGCCCCTTCTCTCTTCGTTACCTGCGGCCATGAGGTGACGAAGACGCTCGGCGAATATGAGCGAACCGTAGCCGCCGTCATCAACGCCTATGTGGGTCCCGTCACCGCGCGATACTTGGAAGGGATCAACAGCAGCCTCCGCGCGAAAGGAGTGGACGCTCCTTTACATATCATGCAATGTCACGGAGGCATGATTCCGCTTGAACGAAGCAAGAAACTTCCTGTCTACACCATCGGATCAGGTCCTGTCGGCGGCCTGATGGGATGTATCAAAATCATGAACGAGTTAGGAATTCACAATCTGATCGCAACAGATATGGGCGGCACCAGTTTCGATGTCGGCTTGATCCATGATGGCATCCCCCTGGCGTCGGACAAAACGGTGTTGGAGAAATACCAGTATAACGTGCCAAACATTGAAATCGTTTCCATCGGGGCGGGAGGCGGAAGTATTGCCTGGATTGATCCGTACAGCGGAGCGATGCGGGTCGGACCGCAAAGTGCCAAGGCAAACCCCGGGCCAGCTTGTTATCAATTGGGAGGGACAGAGCCGACGGTAACGGATGCCGATCTCATTTTAGGGTACATCGATCCGGAAGCCGTTTTCGGGTTTGGGCAGGGCCGCGGTCTGAAACCAAACCGGCGATTGGCGGAAGAAGCAATGGCCACGATCGCTGAACCGCTGGGACTTACCGTTGTCGAAGCCGCGCTCGGCGTAGTCGAAATCGTCAATGCCAAAATGGCCAATTTAATCGAAAACGAGGTGATTGGCAAAGGTTTTGATCCGCGCGATTTCGCCCTGGTGGCCTACGGGGGAGCGGGTCCCATCCATGCCGCCGCGTACGCCCGGGATTTGGGGATCAAAATGATCGTTGTGCCTGGCGAGACCTCATCGGTGTGGTCGGCATTCGGGATCTCCACCAGCGACATTCGCTACGAGCTGGAGGAAGAGGTGGGTCTGCTCTCCCCGTTTGCACCGGCCGATTTGCAAAAAACGTTTAGCGAACTGGAGCGCAACGGGCTGGACATCATCCGTTCCGAAGTTGGCGAAGCGGCACCGGTTCGCTTTACCCGCTACGCCAAGATGCGCTATCAATGGCAGAAGCACGAACTGGAAGTAACCGTTCCAGACGGTCCCCTGGATGAGCGGAAGATACAAGAACTGGTCGCACAGTTCTCGCAAAAATACGAGGAACGTTATGGGTCCGCCGCCCTTTTGCCGGAAGCGAGACTGGAGATTGTCTCCCTCCGCTGCGAGCCGACCGTGGAAGTCCGCAAGTTCACGCGAAAATCGGAAGCGGAAAGTGACGCCGTTCCCCCGCCGCAATCGCGCAAGCCGAGCCGTCTCGTCTACTTTAGCCGCAACCGGCAACCCATCCAGGCAAACATTTACAACGGTCGTTTGCTGAAAAGCGGAAACGTCATTCACGGTCCCGCTGTGATTGATTTGCCCGGCACGTCGATTGTCGTGGATGAGAACCAAACTGTTACGAAGACCAAACAGGGCGATTACATTATCGTACCGTAA
- a CDS encoding MmgE/PrpD family protein, with the protein MSQTLSEKLASFVCRLDYAELPARVVEKAKTCLIHGIGVGLAGYQTDFPRIAADIAKKAGTSDQQATLLYDGSTAAPMEAAFANAVLFHSRVQEDTHNTAHLGTVVIPVALALGEAGRKSGKELLSALVAGYEVGGALSKHYTAYTTPRGFRASSVYGIFAATAAAAKLLGLSEIQTVHALGFAASFAFGTLEAFTAGSMEWRFENGLAAKNGLLSALLAQHGAVATRYAFEGKAGFLHAFAGNREEPLKCAESLGKAYELMNVTFKLYPVCAFNQTPVINTLQLTEERDIPLEQIEAITIEMNEYEANYPGMSAKGPFANISQTLMSAPYCVAVALLEKDVTLANLQKYDHAELNRLIAKTTVLPSRQLQPLSSKISIRLHNGQVLVREMNISEEYYNLGIDQDIQLIRGLIGEMPIGRAQLDQLIDDILHLEEIGDTSVMLHHIADRSTF; encoded by the coding sequence TTGTCTCAAACGTTGAGTGAAAAGTTGGCCTCATTCGTCTGCCGTCTGGACTACGCTGAGCTCCCGGCGCGCGTCGTGGAGAAGGCCAAAACCTGCCTCATTCACGGGATTGGCGTCGGTCTGGCCGGGTATCAGACGGATTTTCCCCGGATCGCGGCGGACATTGCCAAAAAAGCCGGAACGAGTGACCAGCAAGCTACGCTGTTGTACGACGGGTCAACAGCCGCGCCGATGGAAGCCGCCTTCGCAAACGCCGTTCTGTTCCACAGTCGGGTGCAGGAGGATACGCACAATACGGCACATCTTGGAACCGTTGTCATTCCCGTTGCACTCGCTCTGGGAGAAGCCGGCAGGAAAAGCGGGAAAGAACTCCTGAGTGCCTTGGTTGCCGGCTATGAAGTGGGGGGAGCGCTCAGCAAACATTATACGGCCTATACGACGCCGCGCGGCTTCCGCGCCAGTTCCGTCTACGGCATTTTTGCCGCCACCGCCGCCGCTGCCAAATTGCTGGGGCTTTCGGAAATTCAGACGGTACATGCCTTAGGGTTTGCGGCAAGCTTTGCGTTCGGAACATTGGAAGCATTTACAGCCGGCTCCATGGAATGGAGGTTTGAAAACGGTCTCGCAGCCAAAAACGGCTTGTTAAGTGCTCTGCTGGCGCAGCATGGAGCGGTTGCGACGAGATACGCGTTTGAAGGAAAGGCAGGTTTTCTGCACGCCTTTGCGGGGAACCGGGAAGAGCCGTTGAAGTGTGCGGAATCGCTAGGCAAAGCATATGAACTGATGAATGTCACGTTCAAACTGTATCCCGTTTGCGCCTTCAATCAGACACCCGTCATCAACACGCTGCAGCTGACGGAGGAACGAGACATCCCGCTGGAGCAGATCGAAGCGATCACCATCGAAATGAATGAGTACGAGGCAAACTACCCTGGGATGAGTGCAAAGGGACCATTTGCGAATATCAGCCAGACGCTGATGAGCGCACCTTATTGTGTAGCGGTTGCCCTCTTGGAAAAAGACGTTACGTTGGCAAACCTGCAGAAGTACGATCATGCTGAATTAAACCGGTTGATTGCGAAAACAACGGTTCTCCCATCCCGCCAACTGCAGCCGTTGTCTTCAAAAATCAGCATCCGCTTGCACAATGGGCAGGTGCTGGTGAGAGAAATGAACATCTCCGAAGAATACTACAACCTTGGCATCGACCAAGACATTCAGCTCATCAGAGGTCTGATTGGCGAGATGCCGATTGGCAGAGCGCAATTGGATCAGCTGATTGATGATATCCTGCACCTGGAGGAAATTGGCGATACCTCGGTGATGTTGCACCACATCGCGGACCGTTCAACTTTTTAG
- a CDS encoding SDR family NAD(P)-dependent oxidoreductase has product MAGRLQGKVALVTGGARGLGALECIMFAKEGAEVVFAADIRVEELQQTVKEAAKTGQTTVIPLTLDVTKEADWMQAVELIDKECGKLDILVNNAGITKRVPFVECTLEDWNQVIAVNMTGTFLGMKHCAPLLRKSGRGSIINKSSIAGVTGYFAAPYTASKWAVRGMSKAAAMEFSNWGIRVNSVHPGFVWTPLTIDAQEMVNAFNKVNPLERAGLPEEIAHAVVFLASDESSYMTGAELVIDGGLTAGGEIKLIANELGIYKRDEPSERG; this is encoded by the coding sequence ATGGCAGGCAGGTTGCAAGGAAAAGTTGCGCTGGTGACGGGGGGAGCAAGAGGGCTTGGTGCGCTCGAGTGCATCATGTTCGCCAAAGAAGGGGCCGAGGTTGTATTTGCGGCGGATATCAGGGTCGAAGAACTGCAGCAGACGGTAAAGGAAGCTGCAAAAACGGGGCAGACAACCGTGATTCCCCTGACCCTTGATGTGACCAAGGAAGCGGACTGGATGCAGGCGGTTGAGCTGATTGACAAAGAGTGTGGAAAGCTGGACATTTTGGTAAACAACGCCGGCATCACGAAGCGGGTCCCGTTTGTCGAATGTACCCTCGAGGATTGGAATCAGGTCATCGCGGTGAACATGACCGGCACGTTTTTGGGGATGAAGCACTGTGCGCCATTGCTGCGAAAATCGGGGCGGGGATCGATTATCAACAAATCGTCGATTGCCGGCGTAACAGGATATTTTGCGGCCCCCTATACCGCCAGCAAATGGGCGGTGCGGGGAATGAGCAAAGCGGCGGCGATGGAATTTTCCAATTGGGGAATTCGCGTCAACTCCGTGCATCCCGGGTTTGTTTGGACGCCGCTGACCATTGACGCGCAAGAAATGGTGAACGCGTTTAACAAGGTGAATCCGCTGGAACGAGCCGGGCTGCCGGAAGAAATTGCGCACGCAGTGGTCTTTTTGGCATCCGATGAATCGTCCTACATGACCGGCGCCGAACTGGTGATTGACGGAGGGTTGACGGCGGGCGGAGAAATCAAGTTGATTGCCAACGAACTGGGCATTTACAAACGCGATGAACCGTCAGAACGCGGCTGA
- a CDS encoding acyl-CoA thioesterase: MVLHLCDLRTRFCESDALGHINSVSFLIYLEQARVAFLLDSDVIPDIAAWPFVLAAVRCDYKRQLSINQSILIQTFVKAIGRKSFTLQHDILDGQTQELLACGESVIVHYDFAEKASRPLPHDMRAKLDPYRQRS; encoded by the coding sequence ATGGTGCTGCATCTGTGCGATCTGCGTACGAGATTCTGTGAATCCGACGCGTTGGGGCATATCAACAGCGTCAGCTTTCTCATCTATTTGGAGCAGGCGCGTGTAGCGTTCCTCCTGGACAGTGACGTAATCCCAGACATAGCAGCATGGCCGTTCGTGTTGGCAGCGGTCCGCTGTGATTACAAGCGGCAGCTGTCGATCAACCAGTCAATCCTGATCCAGACGTTTGTCAAAGCAATCGGCCGCAAAAGTTTTACGTTGCAGCATGACATCCTGGACGGGCAAACGCAGGAGTTGCTGGCGTGCGGAGAGTCCGTCATCGTCCACTATGACTTCGCAGAGAAAGCAAGCAGACCGCTGCCGCATGACATGCGCGCGAAACTTGACCCATACAGGCAACGATCATGA
- a CDS encoding TetR/AcrR family transcriptional regulator, with protein MTSESTNVTRRKGNDTRTEILEIALSLFVEKGYHQTSMQDIAEKAGLTKGGLYYYVESKDDVLFMLHDRFIMEGLRRLRKVEAEDADPQRRLVNLLKTHMQIIDLYKDDITLFFEAMKYLSLEKQQKVKEKRDEYESIFLRAIEDGKKQGIFNVPHSHIAVLYILGACNFMYTWYKPGGANSIEELSDIFIGIIMNGLVHQHKRGDRVET; from the coding sequence ATGACGAGCGAGTCTACGAATGTGACGCGAAGAAAAGGCAATGACACCAGAACGGAAATTCTGGAGATTGCGTTATCCCTGTTTGTAGAAAAAGGATACCACCAAACTTCGATGCAGGACATCGCGGAAAAAGCCGGATTGACCAAAGGCGGACTGTACTACTACGTGGAAAGCAAAGATGATGTCCTGTTTATGCTGCATGACCGATTCATCATGGAGGGTTTGCGGCGCCTGAGAAAAGTGGAGGCGGAAGATGCGGATCCGCAGCGCCGGCTTGTCAATCTGCTGAAAACGCACATGCAGATCATCGACCTTTACAAAGACGACATCACGTTGTTTTTTGAAGCAATGAAGTATTTGAGTCTGGAAAAACAGCAAAAGGTTAAGGAAAAACGGGATGAGTACGAAAGCATCTTTTTGCGGGCCATCGAGGATGGGAAAAAGCAAGGTATTTTCAACGTCCCGCACAGCCATATCGCTGTTTTATACATACTGGGTGCGTGCAATTTTATGTACACCTGGTATAAGCCAGGCGGAGCCAATTCGATCGAAGAATTATCGGACATCTTTATCGGCATTATCATGAACGGCTTGGTACATCAACATAAAAGGGGGGATCGGGTTGAAACGTAG
- a CDS encoding thiamine pyrophosphate-dependent dehydrogenase E1 component subunit alpha, translated as MVKIRRFEERVAQLFAEGLIPGFLHLYIGQEAVAAGVCANLRKDDYITSTHRGHGHCIAKGADVNKMMAELFGKRTGYCKGKGGSMHVMDVELGILGANGIVGGGLPIAVGAALSAKLKGSGQVAVSFFGEGAAGTGYFHEALNMAAVLKLPVVFVCESNQYAEFTPRRTHLPVDTVAERSKAYGMEGYCVDGNNVVEVYETFAGIVENVRLDSRPVLVECFTNRWSGHYEGDPQRYRGKGESEEWQKQDPIAKLEQGLRGEYQVEPDELQQIRNFVESELDAAVSFAKESPLPRGEETLEDVYAW; from the coding sequence ATGGTCAAGATCCGCCGCTTTGAGGAGAGAGTAGCGCAACTGTTTGCCGAAGGCTTGATTCCCGGATTTCTCCACCTCTACATCGGCCAGGAGGCGGTTGCTGCCGGTGTATGCGCCAACCTCCGCAAAGATGATTACATCACCAGTACACACCGCGGCCACGGGCATTGCATCGCAAAAGGGGCCGATGTCAATAAGATGATGGCTGAATTGTTCGGCAAGCGAACAGGCTACTGCAAAGGAAAAGGCGGCTCCATGCACGTCATGGATGTGGAGCTGGGCATCCTCGGCGCCAACGGCATTGTGGGCGGAGGGCTGCCGATTGCCGTGGGGGCCGCGCTCAGTGCCAAGCTGAAAGGAAGCGGTCAAGTGGCGGTTTCGTTCTTTGGCGAAGGGGCGGCCGGGACGGGCTACTTTCATGAAGCGTTGAATATGGCCGCCGTGCTCAAGCTGCCTGTTGTGTTCGTCTGCGAAAGCAATCAGTACGCTGAATTTACGCCGCGCCGCACGCATTTGCCTGTCGATACGGTGGCGGAACGCAGCAAGGCATACGGAATGGAAGGGTACTGCGTCGACGGGAACAACGTGGTGGAAGTTTACGAAACGTTTGCCGGGATCGTCGAAAACGTGCGGCTAGACAGCCGCCCCGTGCTGGTTGAATGCTTTACGAACCGTTGGAGCGGCCATTACGAGGGAGATCCGCAGCGCTACCGGGGAAAAGGGGAAAGCGAAGAATGGCAGAAGCAGGATCCGATCGCGAAGCTGGAACAAGGATTGCGGGGCGAGTATCAGGTTGAACCAGACGAACTGCAGCAAATCAGGAACTTCGTTGAGTCGGAGCTGGATGCAGCGGTGAGCTTCGCAAAAGAAAGCCCCCTCCCGCGGGGGGAAGAAACGCTGGAAGACGTGTACGCCTGGTGA